A window of the Egibacter rhizosphaerae genome harbors these coding sequences:
- a CDS encoding tripartite tricarboxylate transporter substrate-binding protein, whose amino-acid sequence MVNREGSGGLVGNTWAAQEASEDGYDVLVSVNPFLFFDILINDGDFTPDDFEPLVWVGFDPILHIVRADSEIGEWDYEEILEHAEDNSSDIDVGVIPDNAFQFATIAIEDEREVQFNHVAFDGGAPGVEALLGGHIDMTNAFHAEVDQYLESGELRAVATTEPYEPLPDVPAFSEFGADLAHQTFGAARFVALPDEVDEEVSDYLHDLFLYILSTDEAEEAFDDAGLVLEPAPQAETVEVYDEAWETLSDMVEEME is encoded by the coding sequence GTGGTGAACCGCGAAGGTTCTGGCGGGCTCGTGGGAAACACGTGGGCTGCGCAGGAGGCGTCGGAAGACGGCTATGACGTCCTCGTGAGCGTGAACCCCTTCCTGTTCTTCGACATCCTCATAAACGACGGCGACTTCACCCCAGACGACTTCGAACCCCTCGTGTGGGTCGGCTTCGACCCGATCCTCCACATCGTTCGAGCCGATTCCGAGATTGGGGAGTGGGACTACGAGGAGATCCTCGAGCACGCGGAAGACAACTCCTCCGACATCGACGTGGGGGTCATCCCCGACAACGCCTTCCAGTTCGCGACCATAGCCATCGAGGACGAGCGCGAGGTCCAGTTCAACCACGTCGCCTTTGACGGGGGCGCTCCGGGGGTCGAGGCGCTTCTCGGGGGCCACATCGACATGACGAATGCGTTCCATGCAGAAGTCGATCAGTATCTCGAGAGCGGGGAGTTGCGGGCGGTCGCCACGACCGAGCCGTACGAGCCACTGCCGGATGTCCCCGCATTCAGTGAGTTCGGCGCCGACCTCGCCCATCAGACCTTTGGGGCGGCACGATTCGTCGCGCTGCCGGATGAAGTCGATGAGGAGGTCAGCGACTACCTCCACGATCTGTTCCTCTACATACTGAGCACCGATGAGGCGGAGGAAGCGTTCGATGACGCAGGTCTCGTCCTCGAGCCGGCGCCCCAAGCCGAGACGGTCGAGGTGTACGACGAAGCGTGGGAGACGCTGAGCGACATGGTCGAGGAGATGGAGTAG
- a CDS encoding tyrosine-type recombinase/integrase: protein MSPLAAALADYLAVRRVMGYKLERAGKLLAQFVCYLDAADITTVTVDHALAWATLPADGSVNWWAHRLSVVRGFATYLATIDPTTEVPPSDLLAYRKRRATPFLYSNDDIAALLAATQTLSGPLRRSTYQTLLGLLVVTGMRIGEAIGLDRSDVDARAGLLMVRSTKFGKDRQLPLHASTTQALTRYLTYRDRLFPQPETTAVFISTAGTRLRYCNVHWTFQKLIDHAGLEPRSSSCRPRIHDLRHSFAVHTMLEAYRSAADVQAHLPLLSTYLGHVHPANTYWYLSAAPELLALAGQRLEDLEGGR from the coding sequence ATGAGCCCGCTGGCCGCGGCGCTGGCCGACTACCTCGCGGTTCGTCGGGTGATGGGCTACAAGCTCGAACGGGCCGGCAAGCTGCTCGCCCAGTTCGTCTGCTACCTCGACGCCGCCGACATCACCACGGTCACCGTCGACCATGCCCTGGCGTGGGCGACGCTGCCAGCCGACGGCAGCGTGAACTGGTGGGCGCATCGGCTCTCGGTCGTGCGCGGGTTCGCGACCTACCTGGCCACCATCGACCCCACGACCGAGGTCCCACCCTCCGACCTGCTGGCCTATCGAAAGCGCCGTGCGACCCCGTTCCTGTACTCCAACGACGACATCGCGGCGCTGCTCGCCGCCACCCAGACGCTCTCGGGCCCGCTGCGACGGTCCACCTACCAGACCCTGCTCGGGCTGCTAGTGGTCACCGGTATGCGCATCGGCGAGGCCATCGGCCTCGACCGCAGCGACGTCGATGCCCGCGCCGGGCTGCTGATGGTGCGCTCGACCAAGTTCGGCAAGGACCGCCAGCTCCCGCTGCACGCCTCGACGACACAGGCGCTGACCCGCTACCTGACCTACCGGGACCGGCTCTTCCCCCAGCCGGAGACGACGGCGGTGTTCATCTCCACTGCCGGGACCAGGCTGCGCTACTGCAACGTCCACTGGACCTTCCAAAAGCTCATCGACCACGCCGGACTCGAACCACGCTCGTCCTCGTGCCGGCCGAGGATCCATGACCTGCGACACTCCTTTGCCGTCCACACCATGCTCGAGGCCTACCGCAGCGCCGCTGACGTGCAGGCCCACCTGCCGCTGCTGTCGACCTATCTCGGCCACGTCCACCCGGCCAACACCTACTGGTATCTCTCCGCCGCCCCCGAGCTGCTCGCACTCGCCGGACAGCGTCTCGAAGACCTGGAGGGCGGCCGATGA
- a CDS encoding tripartite tricarboxylate transporter permease, with protein MLEGVLFALQPASLAAALAGVLLGLVFGAIPGLTATLGVALLVPVTFIMEPALGMIMLSGVYAGAIYAGTITGILLRIPGTPASIPSTWEGYALREKGDAELALGTAAVSSGIGGLLSGIVLFTATPPLARFALQFGPAEYAAICVFGLVVVGTMFDRSLLRAGVATFVGLSMGVVGLDPISGYSRFGFGQPDLAGGLSLVPVLIGVFCMPEAFRLARRAVEEHRAGRPMRPPMNRGRLPTFKLFRQNGWNLGRSSAIGIAMGTLPAVGPETTPFVSYSASRRFAKHPEQYGHGSLEGLMATESSNSANVGGSLIPLLALGIPGSAVAAVFVGALTLHGLRPGPLLFTSEPGIMYALFTGFLVVNLFMLLLGVFFVRQFAVVLRIPPHVLAVGVALFSSIGAYAIHTSLFDVWIMLGAALLAAALSSLRIPVAPLVLALILGPLLEDNLRRSLQLSQGDWMIFLQRPISLAFLIFTVVAFTLSRRTRRLPGEVAGAESGTGRHGSRNEPPEQPSR; from the coding sequence GTGCTCGAGGGCGTTCTCTTCGCATTGCAGCCGGCGAGCCTGGCGGCCGCCCTCGCGGGCGTGCTCCTGGGGTTAGTGTTCGGCGCCATTCCCGGCCTTACCGCCACGCTTGGCGTGGCCCTCCTGGTGCCGGTCACCTTCATCATGGAGCCCGCGCTCGGCATGATCATGCTGAGCGGGGTCTACGCGGGCGCCATATACGCGGGCACCATCACGGGCATCTTGCTGCGGATTCCCGGCACCCCCGCCTCCATCCCGAGCACGTGGGAGGGCTACGCCCTCAGGGAGAAGGGGGACGCAGAACTCGCCCTTGGGACCGCGGCGGTGAGTTCAGGGATCGGGGGCCTGCTCTCCGGGATCGTGCTATTCACCGCCACCCCGCCGCTTGCGCGCTTCGCGCTGCAGTTCGGCCCGGCGGAGTACGCAGCGATCTGCGTCTTTGGACTTGTGGTCGTGGGCACGATGTTCGATCGTTCTCTGTTGCGTGCGGGTGTCGCCACGTTCGTAGGGCTGAGCATGGGGGTTGTCGGGCTCGATCCGATCAGCGGTTACTCGCGGTTCGGCTTTGGTCAGCCCGACCTCGCGGGAGGCTTGTCCCTCGTGCCTGTCCTCATCGGCGTGTTCTGCATGCCCGAAGCCTTCCGCCTGGCTCGGCGGGCCGTCGAGGAACACCGTGCGGGACGCCCGATGCGACCCCCGATGAACCGGGGCAGGCTCCCTACCTTCAAGCTCTTCCGCCAGAACGGGTGGAACCTCGGACGCTCCTCGGCGATCGGGATCGCCATGGGGACGCTGCCCGCCGTGGGCCCGGAAACGACCCCCTTCGTGAGCTACAGTGCCAGCCGACGTTTCGCCAAGCACCCGGAACAGTACGGTCACGGCTCCCTCGAGGGGCTCATGGCCACGGAAAGCTCGAATAGCGCGAACGTAGGCGGGTCGCTGATCCCCTTGTTGGCGCTTGGCATCCCGGGGAGTGCCGTCGCCGCCGTGTTCGTCGGTGCGCTCACGTTGCATGGCCTTCGACCAGGCCCGTTGTTGTTCACGAGCGAGCCTGGGATCATGTACGCGCTCTTTACCGGCTTCCTGGTAGTCAACCTGTTCATGCTCTTGCTCGGCGTGTTCTTTGTCCGCCAGTTCGCAGTCGTTCTACGCATACCGCCCCATGTTCTCGCAGTAGGCGTTGCCCTCTTCTCCTCGATCGGCGCCTATGCCATCCACACGAGCCTCTTCGACGTGTGGATCATGCTCGGCGCCGCGCTCCTCGCCGCGGCACTGTCTTCCTTGCGGATCCCAGTCGCGCCGCTCGTGCTCGCACTCATCCTGGGTCCACTGCTCGAGGACAATCTCCGCAGATCGCTCCAGTTGTCGCAGGGTGACTGGATGATCTTCCTCCAGCGCCCCATCTCGCTCGCGTTTCTCATCTTCACCGTCGTAGCGTTCACCCTGTCGAGGAGGACGCGGCGCCTCCCCGGCGAGGTCGCAGGGGCGGAAAGTGGGACAGGTCGGCACGGGAGTCGCAATGAGCCGCCCGAGCAGCCATCGAGGTGA
- a CDS encoding VOC family protein encodes MQWRLHHVNLPAPDVARSAEFFGKIFDHEPESFPVADEDDRGSFDYTEQGLALMRAPDRGGEMHICRPSATVARDNGWHINPLVSGHIALEVDDIEEVKRQLVEMGEYYVDAGPWAMQGYQQIYFHDPGMNVIEVNQRTD; translated from the coding sequence ATGCAGTGGAGGCTACACCACGTGAACCTGCCGGCTCCCGACGTGGCGAGGTCCGCCGAGTTCTTCGGCAAGATCTTCGACCACGAGCCGGAGAGCTTTCCCGTGGCTGACGAGGACGACCGCGGCTCGTTCGACTACACCGAGCAGGGGCTGGCACTCATGCGTGCCCCTGACCGCGGTGGTGAGATGCATATTTGCCGGCCATCAGCGACTGTCGCCCGGGACAACGGGTGGCATATCAATCCCCTCGTCTCCGGCCACATAGCCTTAGAGGTCGATGACATCGAGGAGGTAAAACGCCAACTCGTCGAGATGGGTGAGTACTACGTGGACGCGGGTCCTTGGGCGATGCAGGGCTACCAACAGATATACTTCCACGACCCTGGCATGAACGTCATCGAAGTCAATCAACGCACCGACTGA
- a CDS encoding tyrosine-type recombinase/integrase, whose product MSSLLGVRFSGPLESYSSGFADELSRQGYNPVAGLKGQLFLAAHVSRWLADRDLAPAALGSSGVAEEFFADRRAMGYTNYRTVKALGPLLAYLRGLGVVGPAPVAEVTPAEALLERYRAYLTSERGLASATARGYVDAVRSFVAGRVIDGEGDLAGLTAGEVTAFVVATCPGQTQGSARMTVTALRSLLAYLHVAGLLEESVVAAVPSAASWRLSGVPKGLEPGKVARLLASCDRRTRTGRRDFAVLMLLARLGLRAGEVAALELDDIDWRAGELTVRGKGDRHERLPLPNDVGRALVGYLRRGRPTTATGREVFARVRAPLGPMTTRAVTHVVFAAGKRAGLGTVHAHRLRHTAATQLLAAGAGLVEIGQLLRHRSQLSTTIYAKVDTEALRTLARPWPGGVA is encoded by the coding sequence ATGTCGAGCTTGCTTGGGGTCCGGTTCTCGGGCCCGTTGGAGTCGTACTCGAGCGGGTTCGCCGACGAGTTGTCCCGCCAGGGCTACAACCCGGTCGCGGGGCTGAAGGGTCAGCTGTTCCTGGCCGCGCATGTGAGCCGCTGGCTTGCCGATCGTGACTTGGCACCGGCGGCGCTGGGGTCGTCGGGGGTGGCCGAGGAGTTCTTCGCTGACCGTCGGGCGATGGGCTACACCAACTACCGGACGGTCAAGGCGTTGGGGCCGCTGCTGGCGTATCTACGCGGCCTCGGGGTGGTGGGGCCGGCGCCCGTGGCCGAGGTTACCCCAGCCGAGGCGCTGTTGGAGCGCTACCGCGCCTATCTGACCAGCGAACGCGGACTGGCGTCGGCGACCGCACGGGGCTACGTCGACGCGGTGCGCTCGTTCGTCGCCGGGCGGGTCATCGACGGCGAGGGCGATCTCGCAGGGCTCACGGCGGGCGAGGTGACCGCGTTCGTGGTCGCGACCTGCCCGGGCCAGACCCAGGGGTCGGCCCGGATGACGGTTACGGCGCTGCGGTCGCTGCTTGCGTATCTCCACGTGGCAGGGCTCTTGGAGGAGTCGGTGGTCGCCGCGGTGCCCTCGGCGGCGTCGTGGCGGCTGTCCGGCGTGCCCAAGGGTCTCGAGCCTGGCAAGGTGGCCCGGCTACTGGCCTCCTGCGACCGGCGCACCCGCACCGGACGGCGGGACTTCGCGGTGCTGATGCTGCTGGCCCGGCTGGGGCTGCGGGCCGGTGAGGTCGCCGCCCTCGAGCTCGATGACATCGACTGGCGCGCGGGCGAGCTGACCGTTCGCGGCAAGGGCGACCGCCATGAGCGCCTCCCGCTGCCCAACGACGTTGGCCGAGCACTGGTGGGCTACCTGCGACGCGGACGGCCGACCACCGCAACGGGGCGAGAGGTGTTCGCGCGTGTGCGGGCCCCGCTCGGGCCGATGACCACTCGGGCGGTCACCCACGTGGTCTTCGCCGCCGGCAAGCGCGCCGGGCTCGGCACGGTCCACGCCCATCGGCTGCGCCACACCGCCGCGACGCAGCTGCTCGCCGCTGGAGCAGGGCTAGTCGAGATCGGCCAGCTGCTGCGTCACCGCTCGCAGCTTTCCACGACGATCTACGCCAAGGTCGACACCGAGGCGCTGCGCACCCTGGCCCGCCCGTGGCCGGGAGGTGTCGCATGA
- a CDS encoding amidohydrolase family protein, translating to MSHPDPEVAENDLVDTHHHLWRCEDVITRGWTASEPRLHQDFGLTQYEPFAREWGIAQSVAVQAADELTENSRLLADVADPHSSPRRVVGWLPLEKPDQTATVLADYGGADLVGVRHLVNFEPDSRWLGRDSVKESLREVARHDLVFEVVPVSADHFELTMQLIRDIPDLRVVVDHLGNPPLQSGANPTWTSGMREFAESGAVDVKVSVGHALLRQGTELDKWELERCVEGVVEMFGAERLLWASNWPVVTLHPQWRSWLSRTLAAIDGLGEDDAHQVRAANARRVYRL from the coding sequence ATGAGCCACCCTGATCCTGAGGTCGCCGAGAACGACCTGGTGGACACCCACCACCATCTGTGGCGCTGCGAGGATGTCATAACACGAGGCTGGACGGCTTCTGAGCCCCGGCTCCACCAAGACTTCGGCCTCACCCAGTACGAGCCGTTCGCCCGCGAGTGGGGGATCGCGCAGAGCGTGGCCGTGCAAGCCGCTGACGAACTGACGGAGAACTCTCGGTTGCTGGCCGACGTGGCAGACCCGCACTCGAGTCCCCGGCGGGTGGTCGGCTGGCTCCCCTTGGAGAAGCCGGACCAGACCGCGACCGTGCTCGCCGATTACGGGGGCGCCGACCTCGTCGGCGTGCGCCACCTTGTCAACTTCGAGCCGGATTCGCGCTGGCTGGGGCGGGACAGCGTCAAGGAAAGCTTGCGCGAGGTCGCCCGCCACGACCTCGTGTTCGAGGTGGTTCCCGTATCGGCGGACCACTTCGAACTCACCATGCAGCTGATCCGTGACATCCCCGACCTGCGCGTCGTAGTCGACCACCTCGGCAACCCGCCCCTGCAGAGTGGGGCAAACCCGACGTGGACGAGCGGGATGCGCGAGTTCGCTGAGTCAGGCGCGGTCGACGTGAAGGTCTCGGTCGGCCACGCGCTTCTGCGCCAGGGCACCGAGCTCGACAAGTGGGAACTCGAGCGGTGCGTCGAAGGTGTCGTGGAGATGTTCGGCGCCGAGCGCCTTCTGTGGGCCTCCAACTGGCCCGTCGTGACGCTGCACCCGCAGTGGCGGTCGTGGCTGTCGCGGACCCTCGCGGCGATCGACGGGCTCGGCGAGGACGACGCCCATCAGGTACGCGCCGCCAACGCCCGCAGGGTCTACCGGCTCTGA
- a CDS encoding reverse transcriptase domain-containing protein translates to MWGRAVEERICDQSLLRLVRAMLRAGVMEHGAVAHPVTGAPQGGVISPLLANVYLHRLDREWRTGRDGVLVRYVDDLVVVCNSQRQAERALRVLEERLAALGLQTKAAKTRIVHLQEGGEGIDFLGFHLRMVRGRSPRSRHVVFLARWPSRKAMQHARDRLRFLTARARLAAPHDQVVAEINRFLRGWAGYFRYGNSAYYLDRIRSFAVQRLARYVGYRHQAAIATAGTAWCTPHRTAWASSASTASSSRPGPTSPGGRSRTPPGERRR, encoded by the coding sequence GTGTGGGGAAGGGCGGTCGAGGAGCGGATCTGCGACCAGTCGCTGCTGCGACTCGTGCGCGCGATGCTGCGCGCCGGGGTGATGGAGCACGGCGCGGTCGCCCATCCGGTGACCGGCGCCCCGCAGGGCGGGGTGATCTCCCCGCTGTTGGCCAACGTGTACCTGCACCGGCTGGACCGGGAATGGCGCACCGGCCGCGACGGGGTGCTGGTCCGCTATGTTGACGATCTCGTGGTGGTCTGCAACAGCCAACGGCAGGCCGAACGAGCGCTGCGCGTGCTCGAAGAGCGCCTCGCCGCACTGGGACTGCAGACCAAGGCGGCCAAGACCCGCATCGTGCACCTGCAAGAAGGCGGGGAAGGCATCGACTTCCTCGGCTTCCACTTGCGCATGGTGCGGGGCCGCTCGCCGCGCAGCCGTCACGTGGTGTTCCTCGCACGCTGGCCCTCACGCAAGGCGATGCAACATGCCCGCGACCGGCTGCGGTTTCTCACCGCACGGGCCCGGCTGGCCGCGCCCCACGACCAAGTGGTGGCCGAGATCAACCGGTTCCTGCGCGGGTGGGCGGGGTACTTCCGCTACGGCAACTCCGCCTACTACCTTGACCGCATCCGATCCTTCGCGGTCCAACGACTCGCCCGCTACGTCGGCTACCGCCACCAGGCGGCTATCGCTACGGCTGGCACCGCGTGGTGCACGCCTCACCGGACTGCATGGGCATCATCGGCCTCAACGGCATCGTCGTCGCGCCCAGGGCCCACAAGCCCTGGCGGGAGAAGCCGAACGCCACCTGGTGAACGACGTCGGTGA
- a CDS encoding tyrosine-type recombinase/integrase produces the protein MSALAPTLQAFFTDRLIRQRHASANNVGAYRDACKLLLSFVSERTGKQPCHLDIGDLDAETIAAFLDHLEHDRGNSISTRNARLAAIRSLFRFAALRHPEHAADIERVLAIPPKRLERALIDYLTDTEIDALLAAPDPTTWTGRRDHTLLTLAIQTGLRLSELIGLRCGDLYTGTGAHVACHGKGRKDRITPITPSTVAVVTGWLAERDGHPDQPLFPSRRGTPLSRDAIERRLAIYTTRAAQDGCHTLHDKKVSAHVLRHTAAMRLLHAGIDTSVIALWLGHENVETTQIYLHADLALKERAIARTTPPNTTPGRYRPPDTVLGFLDTL, from the coding sequence ATGAGCGCGCTCGCGCCGACCCTGCAGGCGTTCTTCACCGACCGGCTGATCCGACAGCGCCACGCCAGCGCCAACAACGTCGGCGCCTACCGCGACGCATGCAAGCTGCTGCTCAGCTTCGTCTCCGAGCGGACCGGCAAACAGCCCTGCCACCTCGACATCGGCGATCTCGACGCCGAGACGATCGCGGCCTTCCTCGACCACCTCGAACACGACCGTGGCAACAGCATCTCGACCCGCAACGCCCGGCTGGCCGCGATCCGGTCGCTGTTCCGGTTCGCCGCACTGCGCCATCCCGAGCACGCCGCCGACATCGAACGGGTGCTGGCCATCCCACCCAAACGCCTCGAGCGTGCCCTGATCGACTACCTCACCGACACAGAGATCGACGCGCTGCTCGCCGCCCCCGACCCGACGACCTGGACCGGCCGGCGCGACCACACCCTACTCACCCTCGCGATCCAAACCGGCCTTCGACTCTCCGAACTGATCGGGCTGCGATGCGGCGATCTCTACACAGGAACAGGCGCGCATGTTGCCTGTCACGGCAAGGGACGCAAGGACCGCATCACCCCGATCACCCCATCAACCGTCGCCGTGGTCACCGGCTGGCTCGCCGAACGCGACGGGCACCCCGACCAGCCGCTCTTTCCCTCCCGACGTGGCACTCCGCTGTCTCGCGACGCGATCGAGCGGCGCCTTGCGATCTACACCACCCGCGCCGCCCAGGACGGCTGCCACACGCTGCACGACAAGAAGGTCAGCGCCCACGTGCTGCGCCACACCGCCGCGATGCGACTGCTCCACGCGGGCATCGACACGTCGGTGATCGCGCTCTGGCTCGGCCACGAGAACGTCGAGACGACCCAGATCTACCTCCACGCCGACCTCGCGCTCAAAGAACGCGCCATCGCTCGAACAACGCCCCCCAACACCACACCCGGCCGATACCGACCTCCCGACACGGTCCTCGGGTTCCTCGACACCCTGTGA
- a CDS encoding PPOX class F420-dependent oxidoreductase, whose translation MDNDGNAAIPGAAYDLFDEPNFAHVVTLFADGMPHVTPMWQERQGDSVLLNTNQGRLKTRNIARDPRVSLSVQDRKDPFRYVQVRGLAELKPEGGQEDIDRLSIKYVGEPFRPLKEGEVRVSIVIRPSRVQYAPTR comes from the coding sequence ATGGATAATGACGGCAACGCAGCTATACCCGGAGCCGCGTACGATCTCTTTGACGAGCCTAACTTCGCCCACGTGGTCACGCTCTTCGCCGACGGAATGCCACACGTCACGCCCATGTGGCAGGAGCGGCAGGGTGACTCCGTGCTACTCAACACGAACCAGGGGCGATTGAAGACCCGCAACATCGCACGCGACCCCCGGGTTTCACTGAGCGTCCAGGACCGCAAGGATCCGTTCCGCTACGTGCAGGTGCGCGGACTAGCGGAGTTGAAGCCCGAGGGGGGGCAAGAGGACATCGATAGGCTGTCGATCAAGTACGTGGGCGAGCCGTTTCGCCCCCTCAAGGAGGGCGAGGTGCGGGTGTCCATCGTGATCCGGCCCAGCCGGGTGCAGTACGCGCCAACGCGTTAG
- a CDS encoding MFS transporter, translating to MSGWWAWGAVAALYGYGFFQRVAPSVLVDELRTSLLVGTAAVGGLSALFYVSMALAQVPAGTLLDRFGARRVLTAGSVLAALGSVAFAAAPNMSAASAGRILLGLAASVGFLGCMVVATRVLPPHRFGLAIGLAASIGMLGAMVGQAPLRLAVDALGWREAMAAVTLVPLLLAIACLMLIPRNRSSQEVQADSPAASGERLDLRSMLKRRSIWVCGIVSATLVLPVNVYAGLWAVPFLQEVRNFPASLAALAASCMLIGFGIGSPTAGWLATRTGRPRALLVGAFAVMYCIFVMLVYGPPLSRSFVYLLMVIAGAASGAMVLGFGLASRGVPEDRRGLAFGMANLVVLGFSALGQQASGYVLEVVAHQDLMGPHGTYGSALLLVVGAGVVGLVLTRLLPSTG from the coding sequence ATGAGTGGATGGTGGGCCTGGGGGGCGGTCGCGGCACTTTACGGCTACGGCTTCTTCCAGCGTGTCGCGCCGTCAGTGCTCGTCGACGAGTTGAGAACGTCTCTGCTGGTGGGCACCGCAGCGGTGGGTGGCCTGAGCGCCCTCTTCTATGTGAGCATGGCTCTGGCCCAGGTCCCCGCAGGCACATTGCTCGACAGGTTCGGTGCGCGGCGTGTGCTGACAGCAGGGTCCGTCCTGGCGGCCTTGGGCTCCGTCGCGTTCGCGGCGGCACCGAATATGAGCGCAGCGAGTGCAGGGCGAATCCTACTCGGTCTCGCCGCGAGCGTCGGGTTCCTGGGGTGCATGGTGGTGGCTACCCGGGTGCTGCCCCCTCACCGCTTCGGACTCGCCATCGGCCTGGCCGCGTCCATTGGCATGCTCGGCGCCATGGTCGGTCAAGCGCCCCTGCGCCTGGCGGTGGACGCGCTCGGCTGGCGAGAGGCGATGGCGGCGGTAACTCTCGTTCCGCTCCTGCTGGCGATCGCGTGCCTGATGCTGATCCCGAGGAATCGGAGCTCGCAGGAGGTCCAAGCCGATTCGCCAGCCGCATCCGGGGAACGGCTCGATTTACGTTCGATGCTCAAGAGACGTTCGATCTGGGTGTGCGGGATCGTGTCCGCGACGCTCGTACTACCTGTGAACGTGTACGCCGGTCTCTGGGCAGTTCCTTTCCTCCAGGAGGTGCGGAACTTCCCGGCGAGCCTCGCCGCCCTTGCTGCTTCGTGCATGTTGATCGGGTTCGGGATCGGAAGCCCGACCGCGGGCTGGCTGGCCACGAGGACCGGCCGGCCAAGGGCCCTGCTCGTCGGGGCGTTTGCGGTGATGTATTGTATCTTCGTCATGCTCGTGTATGGACCGCCTCTTTCGCGATCTTTCGTGTATCTGCTAATGGTGATCGCGGGGGCGGCCTCTGGCGCGATGGTGCTGGGCTTCGGGCTGGCTTCCCGCGGCGTGCCCGAGGATCGTCGTGGCCTGGCGTTCGGGATGGCCAACCTCGTGGTGCTCGGGTTCAGCGCTTTGGGGCAGCAAGCCAGCGGGTACGTGCTCGAGGTGGTTGCTCACCAAGACCTCATGGGGCCCCACGGCACCTATGGTTCCGCGCTGTTGCTGGTTGTCGGAGCGGGGGTTGTTGGATTGGTGCTGACACGGTTACTGCCTAGCACGGGGTAA